TACGCCTTGGAAAACGTGCGCAGCCCTACGACGTTGGGGTAGCGGGTGATCACGTCGGTGGCCACGGGGGTGTCGGCGGCGCGGTTGTACTCGAAGTAGGCTTCGTCGAGCGCGACGATGACATCGGCGGGGACGGCGTCCATGAACGAGGCGAACTCGTCGTTAGTGATGGTGGTGCCGGTCGGGTTGTTCGGGTTGCACACGAAGATGAGCTTCGTGCGCGTGGTGACGGCGGCCGCCATGGCGGGCAAATCCACGCGGTGATTGCGATCCAACGCGACGGGCACGCCGGTGGCGCCGACGACCTGGGCGAAGATGGGGTAGGCCTCGAAGCTGCGCCAGGGGAAGATCACTTCGTCGCCGGGCTGCGCGGCGATTTCGACGAGCTGCTGGCACAGTGCGGACGAGCCGGTGCCCACCGCAACCTGCTCCACCGCCACGCCGAGGTGCGCGGCGAGGGCTTCGCGGATCTCCAGCGCGCCCATGTCGGGGTAGCGGTTCACGGTGCCCAGGGAGCGCGCCATCGCGTCGACTACGGCAGGCAGTGGTTCTTCGGCGCATTCGTTGGAGGACAGTTTGATGGCGCGCTCGTCGCGCACGCCCGGCACGTAGGCGGGCAGGGAGTCGAGGTCGGGGCGGATCATGCGTTGCTCCTTCGTTGGGTGGTCAGCCAGATCAGGCCGAGGGCGACAATCCAGCCGGCGAGGGTGGCAAGGCCCATGCGGTATTCGTCGAGCATGCCCATCATCACCAGCACGAGGGCGAAAAACCCGATGCAGATCCAGTTTGCGGCCGGGTAGAGCGGGGCGGGGAACTTCGTGTTGTGCACGCGTTTCCGGAAGTTCAGGTGGGACACGCAGATGCCGGCCCAGGTGATCAGTTCGGTACCCACGATAATGGCGAGCAGCACTGCGAAGATTTTGCCTTCGAAGAAGTAGTTGAGGATGACGACGACGCCCATGAGGGTGGCGTCGAAAAGCAATGCCTTGGTGGGCAGGCCTTTGTGGTTGGTCTCGGCGAAGGTGCGCGGTGCTTGGCCGTTGCGTGCCAGGTCGCGGAGCATGCGCGCGCCCGAGTACGTCATCGTGTTGAGCACCGAGAACACCGCTACGACGATGACCACGTTCAGCGCGGTGGCGGCGCCGGAGAAGCCGACGCCGGTGAGCACGCGGATGAACGGGCTTTCGTTGGTGTCCTGCTCGTTCCACGGCGCGAGCAGCAAAATCGTGCCGATGCCGCCGAGGTAGAACACCAGAATGCGCCACACCACCGAGTTCACCGCGCGGGGGATCGCCTTGTCGGGGTCGTCGGCCTCGCCGGCGGCAGTGCCGATGGACATGATGCCACCGAACGTGAAGGTCACCGCCACCAGCGCGAACAGCACGCCGGACAGGCCGTTGGGCATGAACCCGCCGTGGTCGGTGATGTGCTGCAGCCCAATCGCGGGTTCCGAGCCGACGCCGACGACGAGGCCTAGGCCGAGCACGATCATGAGCACCAGCGCCGACACTTTGATCAGCGACAGCCAGTACTCGGTGGCGGCGAACACGCGCACGTTGAGCACGTTGAGCCCGACGACTGCCAGCAGCGTGACCAACGCGGTGACCCAGTGCGGCAGGCCGGGAAACCAGTAGTCCAGAAACGTGCCCATCGCGGTGAGCTCAAGCATGCCGACGACCACCGTGGTAAACCACCAGTTCCAGCCGGTGATAAAGCCGGCTCCGCGGCCGATGTACTCGCGCGAGTAGGCGGCGAACGAGCCGGAGACCGGGTGCTCGACGGCCATCTCGCCGAGCATGCGCATGAGGAAGTAGACGATCACGCCGACGAGCGCGAACGAGATCAGCACGGCGGGCCCGGCGTACTGGATGGAGCCTGCCGAGCCGAGGAAGAGGCCGGTGCCGATCGACGAGCCGAAGGCGATCATCATCAGCTGCCGGCTTTTCACGCCGCGGTTGAGGCCCTGTTCTTGGAGCGTCATGGTTTAGTTTCCTGTCGGGGGACGGTTGGTGGTGCGGGACAGCCCGCGGAATTCGGCGATGACGGTGTCGCCGTCGTAGAGGGTGACGTTGGAAAGCCCGTTGCGTCCCCACTGGTGGCGCTCGCGGGCGACACCGCGGATGGCTCGGCCCATCTTCGCGGGTGCGAGATAGACCATGTCGGACTGGGCGCTGACGGTGGGGGCGTCGCGGCGCGAGTTGCAGGCGCCGCCGAACAGGGCGTCGGCGAACGTGAACAGTACGCCGCCCTGGCACACTCCGAACCCGTTCGCATGTCGCTTATCGACGACAAACTCACCCTCGCACACACCCGGCTCCAACCGGGTGATCGTGGCACCGAGATAGTCGAGCGTGGCGTCGGCGTCGAACATTGCTTTCGCGTGCGCGAGGTCGGGGGTGATCTCCACTCCGTCGGCGAAGCGTTGGGTCATGCGCGGGCCGTCCTTTCCGTATGCGTGAAGCCGGGGCAGCGGAAGTGCTGCCCCGGCTGTCGTCGTCAAGCGAAGCTTTAGGCTTGGCCCTCGAACAGGGTGGTCACCGAGCCGTTTTCGAAGATCTCGTGGATCGTTTTCGCCAGCAGCGGGGCGATGGAGAGCACCGTGAGGTTGTTCCAGCCCTCGGTGTTCTGCGGCAGGGTGTCGGTGGTGATGACCTCCTCTGCACCGCAGTCGCTGAGACGCTCGCGGGCCGGGTCGGAGAACACGCCGTGGGTGCAGGCGATGACGACCGACTTCGCGCCGGCTTCCTTCAGCACGCCGACGGCGCCGGCGATGGTGCCGCCGGTGTCGATCATGTCGTCCATGAGGATGCAGTCCTTACCGTCGACGTCGCCGACGACGCGGTTGGACACGACTTTGTTCGCGGCGTCGACGTCGCGGGTCTTGTGCACGAACGCCATGGGGGCGTCGCCGAGCATGTTGGCCCACTTCTCGGCGGTCTTCACACGACCGGCGTCCGGGGAGACCACAACGAGGTTGTCCAGCGGGTACTTGGACTTGATGTAGTCCACCAGGATTGGCTGGGCGTGCATGTGGTCGACCGGGCCGTCGAAGAAGCCCTGGATCTGGTCCGTGTGCAGGTCGACGGAGACGATGCGGTCCGCGCCGGCGGCGGTGAGCAGGTCCGCGATCAGGCGGGCGGAAATCGGCTCGCGGCCGCGGTGCTTCTTGTCCTGGCGCGCGTACGGGTAGAACGGCAGGATCGCGGTGATGCGCTTGGCGGAGCCGCGCTTGAGCGCGTCGATCATGATGAGCTGCTCGACGAGCCACTTGTTCAGCGGCTGCGCGTGGGACTGCATGACGAAGCAGTCGGCGCCACGCACGGATTCTTCGAAGCGGATGAAGATTTCACCGTTGGCGAAGTCGCGTGCGGTGGTGGGCACCAGGTCGATGCCGAGTTCCTTGGACACCGCCTCGGCGAGTGCCGGGTGCGCGCGTCCGGTAAAGACCTTCAGGTCCTTGTGGTTTTCGGTGGAGTAACCAGTCATGTTCTAACCCTCTTGCTTCGCGTTTTTGGCGGCTTCGGCGGCCTCGGTGCCTGGGCGGCGGTCTTCGACCCAGCCTTCGATGTTGCGCTGGCGGCCCTCCTTGATGGCGAGCGCGCCTGCCGGCACATCTTCAGTGACCACTGTACCCGCGCCGGTATACGCGCCATCACCGATGTTCACCGGCGCGACAAACATAGTGTCGGAGCCGGTGCGGCAGTAGTCGCCGATGGTGGTGTGGTGCTTTTGCACGCCGTCGTAGTTGGCGAATACCGAGCTGGCGCCGATGTTGGAGTGCTTGCCCACGGTGGCGTCGCCGATGTAGGTCAGGTGCGGCACCTTGGAGCCTTCGCCGATCTTGGCGTTTTTCGCCTCGACGAAGCCGCCGAGCTTGCCGCGGGCGCCGAGTTCGGTGCCGGGGCGGATGTAGGTGAACGGGCCGACGGTGGCTTCCTCGCCGATCACGCCGAGTTCACCCTGGGTGCGCACAACTTTGGCGCGGGCGCCGACTTCCATGTCGGTCAGGGTGGTCTCGGGGCCGATTTCGGCGCCGTCGCCGATGACGGTGGAGCCCCACAGTTGGGTGTTGGGGTGGATGACCACGTCGCGGCCGATTTCCACCTCGACGCCGATCCAGGTCGTCGCCGGGTCGATCACGGTTGCGCCGGCCCGCATGGCGCGCTCGACGAGGCGGCGGTTGAGTTCCTTGCCGGCTTCGGCCAGCTGCACGCGGTCGTTGACGCCCGCGAGTTCGCGCGCGTCGGGGGCGACGAATGCCGCGACCTTGCGGCCGTCGCCACGCGCGATGCCGAGCACGTCTGTGATGTAGAACTCGCCCTGGGCGTTGTCGGGGGTGACGCGCGCGAGGGCGTCGCGAAGCACGGCGCCGTCGAACGCGAATACGCCGGAGTTGACCTCGCGGACGCGGCGCTGTTCGTCGGTGGCGTCCTTTTCCTCGACGATTTCGAGGACGTCGCCGGCCTCGCCGCGGATGATGCGGCCGTAGCCGGTGGGGTTGTCGAACTCGAGCGAGAGCACCGTCACCGCCGCATGCTCGGACTCATGCTTATCGACGAGCGCCTGCAACGTCTCCGGCGTCAACAGCGGCACATCGCCGTTGGTGACCACGACGGTGCCGTCGAAGTCCGGGATCGCGGACAGGCCGACCTGGACGGCGTGGCCGGTGCCGTTTTGCTCCTCCTGGATGGCCTGGCGGATCTCCACATGCATCTGCTCGGCGATCTGCTCGACGGCAGGCGAGACCTGGTCGCGCTGGTGGCCGACCACCGCGACGAGGTGCGTCGGCGCTACACCTGCGGCGGCGTGCAACGAGTGGGACAGCAGGCTGCGACCGCCGATCTCGTGCAGCGTCTTTTGGCGGTCGGACTTCATGCGGGTTCCCGCGCCGGCCGCGAGCACGACAACGGCGCGTTCGGAGTGGTTAGGCACTCGAGTACTCCTTGTGGTGGGGGCGTTTTGTCGGCCCCAAGCATAACGCTTAGGCGTCCTTGCCCGAGACTTCCTTGAGGTTGGACGCGCCGAACACGCCGCAGAAGCCGACCACGGCGAGGAAGATCAACGCCGCCTGCGGTCCCGCCAGCGCGATTGCCGACGACACCGCGCCGACCACCAGCAGCACCACACCCATCACCGTGTTCGCGGCGCCGGTGATCATGGTGCGCTTGTCACCGTCGGCCATGTCCACCAGGTACGTCTTACGGCTCACGCGCACGGCGGTGTGGGCGAGGTTGACCAGGAAGAATCCGAGTGGCATGACCCAGGCGTTGACGGTGTCGTCGGCAAGCCTGGCGCTTACAACGAGGAGGACCAGCACCGTGGAGGCGATACCCGCGGCCCACGCCATCGTGCTTTTCGACGACCTATCCGACAACCGGCCCGAAATCCGGCCGCCGAGCAGTGACGCGCCGCCGGAGGCGATGACGAAGGCGCCCAGGCCGGTCAGATCCGCGCCTTCGCGGCTGCCGAGCACCACGATAAACGGGGTGGACAGCGCCGTGACCAGCATCAGCGAGCGCACGACGAGGAAGCGCTGCAGGTCCCTATCCGATTTGACCAGCGCCCACATCTCGGCGAGGCCCTGGCCGTCGGTGGCGTCGGTGTCGGGGGTGGGTTCGTCGATACGCGTGAACACGAGCGAGGCGAGCGCCCACGTGGCGGCGCCGCCAGCTAGCAGTGCGGCGAGCGCCCACTGCGGCAGCTCGTTGGGGATAAACGTCAGCGCCAAGCCGATCGCGAGGGTGAACCCTCCGGCGAGTGCGGTGGCGCGGCCGGTGATGTCGCCGCGGTGGCCCTTCGAGATCGTGCGGCCTTGGACGTCCTTGCCCGCGATCGAACACAGCGAGCGGAACACCGCGTGGATTGCCAGCAGGAGAAGGACGACGATGCCGAGGGCGGGGCCGTCGAGAAGCAATGCGCTCGCCGCGATTCCCGCCGACGCGAGCGCCTGGCCCCACGAACCGATGAGCCACACGCGCTTGCGCGAGCTTTGCGACGTCACCCACGGGCTCAAAAACGCCTGCGGCAGCATCGAGCCGGACTCGCGGATAGGCACGAGAAACGACGTGAACGCCGCCGGCACGCCCGCGGCGTTAAACAGCCACGGCAGCACCGTTTTCGGGGCGACGACTTGATCGCCGATGTTTTGCAGACCGTTCGACCAGATGAACCGGCGGGCGTTCGCTTCCTCGTTACGCATAACAGCGGATAGTAGGATCATTGGCGTTAATCGGCGAACTTGGAGGAGTTATGGCAGTTTCCCGACGCACATTTTTCAAAGGCGCAGTCTTTATCGCGGCCGCCGCGGCCGCAGGTACCGCGCTGACGAGCTGTTCCGAATCGGACCAGCCCACCCCGCGCGGCGCCGACGCCGAGCCGCGCCCGCTGCCGATCCCGCCGCTGTACGAGGGCACCCTCGACGGCGACGTGCGCCGCTTCGAACTGACCGCCCAGGAAGGCGAAGCCGAGATCGTCCCCGGCACCATGACTAAAACATGGGGCTTCAACGGCCCGTTCTTGGGCCCGACGCTGTACATGCGCCGCGGCGAAAAGATCGAGATGACCGTCAACAACGAGGTGCCGGAGCCGACCGTCGTGCACTGGCACGGCGTGCACCTGCCGGCCACCGCCGACGGCGGCCCGGCGCTGATGTTCGACACCGGCGAGTCCTGGTCGCCCTCGTGGACCGTCGACCAGCCGGCCGCGACCTGCTGGTACCACCCGCACCCGCACGAAAAGTCGGCCTACCACGCCTACCGCGGCCTGGCGGGCGGGCTGATCATCGACGACGACACCACCGCCATTTCCGGCCTGCCCAACGACTACGGCGTGGACGACATCCCGGTGATCCTCACCAACGCCAACTTCACCGAAGACGGCCAGCTGGACGAGGAAAACGGCTGGGTGGGCGACACCATGATCATCAACGGCATCACCAAGCCGCGCTTCGAGGCGACCACCCGCCGTTTGCGCCTGCGTGTGCTCAACGGCAACGTGCTGCGCTTCCACCACCTGTCGCTCGGCGTGCCGTTCAAGATCGTCGCCACCGACCAGGGATTCCTCGAGTCCCCGGTGGAAGTCGACGGCGTGCTGCTCAGCCCGGGCGAGCGCGTGGAGATCGTTGTCGATCTCGAGCCCGGCAAGGACCTCACCCTGCGCAGCGACGGGCTGCCGAACCTCGACGGCCTGCCAGACAAGGAAACGGCCGACATGTTCGGCGCACGCGACGAGTTCGACCTGCTCGAGATCGCCGCCCCCGCCGACGACGCCCCCGCATCGCCGGCGCTGTCGGAGGAATTGGTGGCCTTGGACGTGCCGTCGTCGGCAAGCGTGGAGCGCGAGTTCACGCTCAACGGCATGGAGATCAACGGCAAGACGATGGACATGGCGCGCGTGGATTTCGTCGTCGACCACGACGGGCCCGAGATCTGGCACGTCACCAACGAAAACGACGACATGCTGCACAACTTCCACATCCACAACGCGCGCTTTGCGGTCAAGGAAGTCGAAAACGGCGAGGTTGAGTTCACTTCCGGCTGGCACGACACCATCGACGTGCCGCCGAAGTCGACGGTGACGCTGCTCGTCGAAATCGGCTACTACCCGGACCCGACGCTGGCGTACATGTACCACTGCCACATGCTCAACCACGAGGACCACGGCATGATGGGCCAGTTCGTCGTGGTCGAGCCAGGCCAGGAGCCGGATCTCGCGCTGCCGAACGGCCACGAGCACTAGCTCGCCTATCGACGACACGCCCCAGCACCGGTTGATGCTGGGGTGTATTGCCGTTTTTCGGGCGGGTTTAACGGCGCACGTTGTGGCCGATGATGTCGGGAAGCAGCAGCGGGGCGTCGCCAAGCAGCGCTTTGAGATTGCCTTCGCGCTCGACTGCGCTGGTGACCGTCTTCACCTTGGCCGCCTTGTCGCCGCCGCGCTTGTTCTGGCCGCGCCCGCCCATCATCGGGTGGCCGGCAACAGCGCCGCCGCGCTGACCGGCAGCAGAGTTGTTCGCGGCGTAGACGTTGCTCGACCCGGCCGCGATGCCGGTACCGCCCGTCGCACCTGGTGTGCCCGGCATCGACCCTGCGGTGCCGGCACCGCCAGGGCCAAAGCCGGTGTTGGTGAAGCCTGGGCGGCCCGCGCCAGCACCGGCACCTGCTGCGGAGCCGGCCCCTGCACCTGCGCCGAATCCCATGTTCGCGGTGCCACGCGAGGCACCGTTGGCACCAGCGCCGAGGCCTGCGCCCATCTGCCCGCCGCGGGCCGCGCCGTTGGCGGAATTTCCGATCCCGTTTGCAGAGCCGATGCTCCTTCCTGCGCCGCTCGCACTGCCGGCGGCGTGGCGGCCGCTAGCGCCCGCACCCGGTGCCCCCACCGCGCCGAGACCGCCGAGACCGTTCGCGCCTGATGCGCCGCCCGCAGCGCCGGAGCCGGCACCCGGGCCGAATCCACCGCCGGAGACAGGGGAGAAGCCGCTATTTACTCCTGGCCCACCGGCACCGTGCATGCCGCTTGCGGGCGCACCGCCGGTGAGCGGTCCCATCGTCGATGCCGGACTCGGCGGGGCCATCACCGCCGACGCCGCCTGCGTCGGGGTGGCGCCCGCCGCGAGGCGCTCCATCATCTCGGGGTTGGGTCTGCCCATCTGCTGAATCACCTCAGACGGGGTGCTCGCGTGGGCGAGGTCGTCCAAGCCCCGGTTGGTTAACGCTTCACGGATCGGCTGGGGAAGCGACGTGGGCTCAAATGACGGCGCAGCAGGGGAGGGGATGTCGCGGGTGCTATAC
Above is a genomic segment from Corynebacterium lujinxingii containing:
- the hisC gene encoding histidinol-phosphate transaminase, with the translated sequence MIRPDLDSLPAYVPGVRDERAIKLSSNECAEEPLPAVVDAMARSLGTVNRYPDMGALEIREALAAHLGVAVEQVAVGTGSSALCQQLVEIAAQPGDEVIFPWRSFEAYPIFAQVVGATGVPVALDRNHRVDLPAMAAAVTTRTKLIFVCNPNNPTGTTITNDEFASFMDAVPADVIVALDEAYFEYNRAADTPVATDVITRYPNVVGLRTFSKAYGLAGARIGYAFGPERIIAALNKVAIPFSVSSMAQVAALASLEATAELEARIDDTTSQRERVVAKLGLGESQANFVWIPDAPAELPKRLAEEGVLVRAFPEGVRVTVTNAAETDAFLEAWDRAQ
- a CDS encoding amino acid permease, coding for MTLQEQGLNRGVKSRQLMMIAFGSSIGTGLFLGSAGSIQYAGPAVLISFALVGVIVYFLMRMLGEMAVEHPVSGSFAAYSREYIGRGAGFITGWNWWFTTVVVGMLELTAMGTFLDYWFPGLPHWVTALVTLLAVVGLNVLNVRVFAATEYWLSLIKVSALVLMIVLGLGLVVGVGSEPAIGLQHITDHGGFMPNGLSGVLFALVAVTFTFGGIMSIGTAAGEADDPDKAIPRAVNSVVWRILVFYLGGIGTILLLAPWNEQDTNESPFIRVLTGVGFSGAATALNVVIVVAVFSVLNTMTYSGARMLRDLARNGQAPRTFAETNHKGLPTKALLFDATLMGVVVILNYFFEGKIFAVLLAIIVGTELITWAGICVSHLNFRKRVHNTKFPAPLYPAANWICIGFFALVLVMMGMLDEYRMGLATLAGWIVALGLIWLTTQRRSNA
- a CDS encoding hotdog fold thioesterase; this encodes MTQRFADGVEITPDLAHAKAMFDADATLDYLGATITRLEPGVCEGEFVVDKRHANGFGVCQGGVLFTFADALFGGACNSRRDAPTVSAQSDMVYLAPAKMGRAIRGVARERHQWGRNGLSNVTLYDGDTVIAEFRGLSRTTNRPPTGN
- a CDS encoding ribose-phosphate diphosphokinase, translated to MTGYSTENHKDLKVFTGRAHPALAEAVSKELGIDLVPTTARDFANGEIFIRFEESVRGADCFVMQSHAQPLNKWLVEQLIMIDALKRGSAKRITAILPFYPYARQDKKHRGREPISARLIADLLTAAGADRIVSVDLHTDQIQGFFDGPVDHMHAQPILVDYIKSKYPLDNLVVVSPDAGRVKTAEKWANMLGDAPMAFVHKTRDVDAANKVVSNRVVGDVDGKDCILMDDMIDTGGTIAGAVGVLKEAGAKSVVIACTHGVFSDPARERLSDCGAEEVITTDTLPQNTEGWNNLTVLSIAPLLAKTIHEIFENGSVTTLFEGQA
- the glmU gene encoding bifunctional UDP-N-acetylglucosamine diphosphorylase/glucosamine-1-phosphate N-acetyltransferase GlmU: MPNHSERAVVVLAAGAGTRMKSDRQKTLHEIGGRSLLSHSLHAAAGVAPTHLVAVVGHQRDQVSPAVEQIAEQMHVEIRQAIQEEQNGTGHAVQVGLSAIPDFDGTVVVTNGDVPLLTPETLQALVDKHESEHAAVTVLSLEFDNPTGYGRIIRGEAGDVLEIVEEKDATDEQRRVREVNSGVFAFDGAVLRDALARVTPDNAQGEFYITDVLGIARGDGRKVAAFVAPDARELAGVNDRVQLAEAGKELNRRLVERAMRAGATVIDPATTWIGVEVEIGRDVVIHPNTQLWGSTVIGDGAEIGPETTLTDMEVGARAKVVRTQGELGVIGEEATVGPFTYIRPGTELGARGKLGGFVEAKNAKIGEGSKVPHLTYIGDATVGKHSNIGASSVFANYDGVQKHHTTIGDYCRTGSDTMFVAPVNIGDGAYTGAGTVVTEDVPAGALAIKEGRQRNIEGWVEDRRPGTEAAEAAKNAKQEG
- a CDS encoding MFS transporter encodes the protein MRNEEANARRFIWSNGLQNIGDQVVAPKTVLPWLFNAAGVPAAFTSFLVPIRESGSMLPQAFLSPWVTSQSSRKRVWLIGSWGQALASAGIAASALLLDGPALGIVVLLLLAIHAVFRSLCSIAGKDVQGRTISKGHRGDITGRATALAGGFTLAIGLALTFIPNELPQWALAALLAGGAATWALASLVFTRIDEPTPDTDATDGQGLAEMWALVKSDRDLQRFLVVRSLMLVTALSTPFIVVLGSREGADLTGLGAFVIASGGASLLGGRISGRLSDRSSKSTMAWAAGIASTVLVLLVVSARLADDTVNAWVMPLGFFLVNLAHTAVRVSRKTYLVDMADGDKRTMITGAANTVMGVVLLVVGAVSSAIALAGPQAALIFLAVVGFCGVFGASNLKEVSGKDA
- a CDS encoding multicopper oxidase family protein produces the protein MAVSRRTFFKGAVFIAAAAAAGTALTSCSESDQPTPRGADAEPRPLPIPPLYEGTLDGDVRRFELTAQEGEAEIVPGTMTKTWGFNGPFLGPTLYMRRGEKIEMTVNNEVPEPTVVHWHGVHLPATADGGPALMFDTGESWSPSWTVDQPAATCWYHPHPHEKSAYHAYRGLAGGLIIDDDTTAISGLPNDYGVDDIPVILTNANFTEDGQLDEENGWVGDTMIINGITKPRFEATTRRLRLRVLNGNVLRFHHLSLGVPFKIVATDQGFLESPVEVDGVLLSPGERVEIVVDLEPGKDLTLRSDGLPNLDGLPDKETADMFGARDEFDLLEIAAPADDAPASPALSEELVALDVPSSASVEREFTLNGMEINGKTMDMARVDFVVDHDGPEIWHVTNENDDMLHNFHIHNARFAVKEVENGEVEFTSGWHDTIDVPPKSTVTLLVEIGYYPDPTLAYMYHCHMLNHEDHGMMGQFVVVEPGQEPDLALPNGHEH